A genomic stretch from Apis cerana isolate GH-2021 linkage group LG7, AcerK_1.0, whole genome shotgun sequence includes:
- the LOC107999441 gene encoding splicing factor C9orf78 isoform X3: MNSSEENKVKFKKRYKKALRKRQVLSDEDDNEDEEISIREKVEEMKIIQKLRERPKGVNVVGLALGENVTPDVIMSDPFNVKTGGMVNMAALKNTKLKQNDAYETGIGTQFNAETNKRDEDEEMVKYIEEELSKRKSKNEDKTENGLNNDKGSYCSPEEAALQAVPEHLRQSSAHRSEEMLSNQMLSGIPEVDLGIEAKIRNIEATEEAKLKLLWDRHRKKDGPSQFVPTNMAVNFVQHNRCILFI, from the exons atgaatAGTTCAGaggaaaataaagtaaaatttaaaaaaagatataagaaagCATTAAGAAAACGACAAGTTTTATCAGATGAAGATGATaatgaagatgaagaaatatCTATcag agaaaaagttgaagaaatgaaaattatacagaAACTTCGTGAACGACCAAAAGGTGTTAATGTCGTTGGATTAGCTCTTGGAGAAAATGTAACGCCTGATGTAATAATG tcagatccatttaatgtaaaaactGGAGGAATGGTAAATATGGCAgcattgaaaaatacaaaattaaaacaaaatgatgCATATGAAACAGGAATTGGAACACAATTTAATGCAGAAACTAATAAACGAgatgaagatgaagaaat ggtaaaatatattgaagaagaattatcaaaaagaaaaagtaaaaatgagGACAAAACAGAAAAtggattaaataatgataaaggaTCTTATTGTTCACCAGAAGAAGCAGCTTTGCAAGCAGTACCTGAACATTTAAGACAAAGTTCTGCACATAGAAGTGAAGAAATGCTTTCAAATCAAATGTTATCTGGTATACCAGAAGTAGATCTTGGAATAGA agcaAAGATTCGTAATATTGAAGCTACAGAAGAAGCTAAGTTAAAATTGCTTTGGGATAGACACAGAAAAAAGGATGGTCCCTCACAATTTGTACCAACAAATATGGCTGTGAATTTTGTACAACATAAtagatgtatattatttatttaa
- the LOC107999441 gene encoding splicing factor C9orf78 homolog isoform X2, translating to MNSSEENKVKFKKRYKKALRKRQVLSDEDDNEDEEISIREKVEEMKIIQKLRERPKGVNVVGLALGENVTPDVIMSDPFNVKTGGMVNMAALKNTKLKQNDAYETGIGTQFNAETNKRDEDEEMVKYIEEELSKRKSKNEDKTENGLNNDKGSYCSPEEAALQAVPEHLRQSSAHRSEEMLSNQMLSGIPEVDLGIEAKIRNIEATEEAKLKLLWDRHRKKDGPSQFVPTNMAVNFVQHNRFNIEDTDFQKSKQDSDDRKKIIAPRDDYKGKRKDNGEKATDDYHYERFKKQFRRF from the exons atgaatAGTTCAGaggaaaataaagtaaaatttaaaaaaagatataagaaagCATTAAGAAAACGACAAGTTTTATCAGATGAAGATGATaatgaagatgaagaaatatCTATcag agaaaaagttgaagaaatgaaaattatacagaAACTTCGTGAACGACCAAAAGGTGTTAATGTCGTTGGATTAGCTCTTGGAGAAAATGTAACGCCTGATGTAATAATG tcagatccatttaatgtaaaaactGGAGGAATGGTAAATATGGCAgcattgaaaaatacaaaattaaaacaaaatgatgCATATGAAACAGGAATTGGAACACAATTTAATGCAGAAACTAATAAACGAgatgaagatgaagaaat ggtaaaatatattgaagaagaattatcaaaaagaaaaagtaaaaatgagGACAAAACAGAAAAtggattaaataatgataaaggaTCTTATTGTTCACCAGAAGAAGCAGCTTTGCAAGCAGTACCTGAACATTTAAGACAAAGTTCTGCACATAGAAGTGAAGAAATGCTTTCAAATCAAATGTTATCTGGTATACCAGAAGTAGATCTTGGAATAGA agcaAAGATTCGTAATATTGAAGCTACAGAAGAAGCTAAGTTAAAATTGCTTTGGGATAGACACAGAAAAAAGGATGGTCCCTCACAATTTGTACCAACAAATATGGCTGTGAATTTTGTACAACATAAtagat ttaatataGAAGATACAGATTTCCAAAAATCAAAACAAGATTCTGAtgatagaaaaaagataatagcTCCCAGAGACGATtataaagggaaaagaaaagacaatGGAGAAAAAGCAACTGATGATTATCATTATGAAAGATTTAAGAAGCAATTTAgacgattttaa
- the LOC107999441 gene encoding splicing factor C9orf78 homolog isoform X1, whose protein sequence is MAYIVNSIKMNSSEENKVKFKKRYKKALRKRQVLSDEDDNEDEEISIREKVEEMKIIQKLRERPKGVNVVGLALGENVTPDVIMSDPFNVKTGGMVNMAALKNTKLKQNDAYETGIGTQFNAETNKRDEDEEMVKYIEEELSKRKSKNEDKTENGLNNDKGSYCSPEEAALQAVPEHLRQSSAHRSEEMLSNQMLSGIPEVDLGIEAKIRNIEATEEAKLKLLWDRHRKKDGPSQFVPTNMAVNFVQHNRFNIEDTDFQKSKQDSDDRKKIIAPRDDYKGKRKDNGEKATDDYHYERFKKQFRRF, encoded by the exons atgaatAGTTCAGaggaaaataaagtaaaatttaaaaaaagatataagaaagCATTAAGAAAACGACAAGTTTTATCAGATGAAGATGATaatgaagatgaagaaatatCTATcag agaaaaagttgaagaaatgaaaattatacagaAACTTCGTGAACGACCAAAAGGTGTTAATGTCGTTGGATTAGCTCTTGGAGAAAATGTAACGCCTGATGTAATAATG tcagatccatttaatgtaaaaactGGAGGAATGGTAAATATGGCAgcattgaaaaatacaaaattaaaacaaaatgatgCATATGAAACAGGAATTGGAACACAATTTAATGCAGAAACTAATAAACGAgatgaagatgaagaaat ggtaaaatatattgaagaagaattatcaaaaagaaaaagtaaaaatgagGACAAAACAGAAAAtggattaaataatgataaaggaTCTTATTGTTCACCAGAAGAAGCAGCTTTGCAAGCAGTACCTGAACATTTAAGACAAAGTTCTGCACATAGAAGTGAAGAAATGCTTTCAAATCAAATGTTATCTGGTATACCAGAAGTAGATCTTGGAATAGA agcaAAGATTCGTAATATTGAAGCTACAGAAGAAGCTAAGTTAAAATTGCTTTGGGATAGACACAGAAAAAAGGATGGTCCCTCACAATTTGTACCAACAAATATGGCTGTGAATTTTGTACAACATAAtagat ttaatataGAAGATACAGATTTCCAAAAATCAAAACAAGATTCTGAtgatagaaaaaagataatagcTCCCAGAGACGATtataaagggaaaagaaaagacaatGGAGAAAAAGCAACTGATGATTATCATTATGAAAGATTTAAGAAGCAATTTAgacgattttaa